From a region of the Phragmites australis chromosome 21, lpPhrAust1.1, whole genome shotgun sequence genome:
- the LOC133903682 gene encoding uncharacterized protein LOC133903682 — translation MLAVGFYQALAAVGRSPPASLGTPRWRQAAAPLPMSTTASSKHRRTTLVSRAAINIPPDALVHSFRKTFGSDQKPQWGIKVENEGNENQKVIKLWFLVSGIDESRVKDEVEVDLPNDSSVLTIKSKYKAANDDLLDVRLLLTAGYNREGIKVETEKSGDKVLLEVTIFQKSTTLHKIDIK, via the exons ATGTTGGCCGTCGGTTTTTATCAAGCTCTTGCCGCCGTCGGCCGATCGCCGCCGGCTTCTCTTGGCACGCCGAGATGGAGACAGGCTGCAGCTCCTCTCCCCATGTCCACGACGGCTAGCAGCAAACACCGGCGTACCACCCTTGTCTCACGTGCAGCTATTAACATCCCCCCCGACG CTTTGGTTCATTCCTTCCGCAAAACATTCGGAAGCGACCAGAAACCGCAATGGGGAATCAAGGTAGAGAATGAAGGAAACGAGAATCAGAAGGTCATCAAGCTCTGGTTTCTGGTGTCAGGCATCGACGAATCGAGGGTCAAAGATGAGGTCGAGGTTGATCTTCCTAATGACAGTAGTGTGCTCACGATCAAAAGCAAGTACAAGGCCGCCAATGACGATCTGCTTGACGTGCGCCTACTTTTGACAGCAGGCTACAACAGGGAGGGGATCAAGGTGGAAACGGAGAAAAGTGGCGACAAGGTGCTCTTAGAGGTGACCATCTTCCAAAAGAGCACTACGCTTCATAAAATCGATATCAAATAG